A region from the Methanocaldococcus sp. genome encodes:
- the rpl7ae gene encoding 50S ribosomal protein L7Ae: MAVYVKFKVPEEIQKELLDAVAKAQKIKKGANEVTKAVERGIAKLVIIAEDVKPEEVVAHLPYLCEEKGIPYAYVASKQDLGKAAGLEVAASSVAIINEGDPEEFKALIEKINALKQ; encoded by the coding sequence ATGGCAGTTTATGTAAAGTTTAAAGTTCCAGAAGAAATTCAAAAAGAATTATTAGACGCTGTAGCAAAAGCTCAAAAAATCAAAAAAGGAGCAAATGAGGTAACAAAAGCAGTAGAGAGAGGAATTGCAAAATTAGTTATAATCGCTGAAGATGTTAAACCAGAAGAAGTTGTTGCTCATTTACCATACTTATGTGAAGAAAAAGGAATTCCTTATGCTTATGTAGCATCAAAACAAGATTTAGGTAAAGCTGCTGGATTGGAAGTTGCAGCATCATCAGTGGCTATTATCAACGAAGGAGATCCAGAAGAATTTAAAGCGCTAATTGAAAAAATAAATGCTTTAAAACAATAA
- a CDS encoding UPF0058 family protein has translation MHKDELIQLHQLLVYLRKYIEKKYNCSNDEFKEYDDLNIYPHHIHRTKAEHIYAIFLLSTIIAKVLSDNGKIPRSVSNLLRASGEEVKKEILRKRLKIKNKLKKR, from the coding sequence ATGCATAAAGATGAACTTATTCAGTTACATCAACTACTTGTTTATTTAAGAAAATACATTGAAAAAAAATATAACTGTAGTAATGATGAATTTAAAGAGTATGATGACTTAAATATTTATCCCCATCACATTCATAGGACTAAAGCAGAGCATATATATGCGATATTTTTACTCTCTACAATAATCGCAAAGGTATTATCTGACAATGGAAAAATACCAAGAAGTGTCTCAAATCTACTTAGAGCAAGTGGAGAAGAAGTAAAAAAAGAAATTCTGAGAAAAAGATTAAAAATAAAAAATAAATTAAAAAAAAGATAG
- the hisG gene encoding ATP phosphoribosyltransferase, which yields MIMFALPNKGRISEPVMKVLEKAGLKITVQGRSLFANTVDEDIKVMFARARDIPEFVADGVADVGVTGYDLVLERNVEDKVEFLLDFGFGFAKLVLAAPEDSNINSVDDIKDGMRVATEFPNLTRKFFEKLNKKVEIIELSGATEIAPFIGVADIISDLTSTGTTLKLNRLKVIEEIVSSTTRLIANKNSLKDKEKRDKINKIVLAIKSALFAETKRLIMMNAPKDKVEEIKKLIPGMSGPTVAKVLSDDNMVAIHAVVNEDEIFNLVPKLNALGARDILIVPIERIL from the coding sequence ATGATAATGTTTGCTTTACCAAATAAGGGAAGGATTTCAGAACCCGTTATGAAAGTTTTAGAAAAGGCAGGTTTAAAAATTACTGTTCAAGGTAGAAGTTTATTTGCAAATACAGTAGATGAGGATATTAAGGTAATGTTTGCAAGAGCAAGAGATATTCCAGAATTCGTTGCTGATGGTGTTGCTGATGTTGGTGTTACAGGATATGATTTAGTGTTAGAGAGAAATGTAGAGGATAAAGTTGAGTTTTTATTAGATTTTGGTTTTGGATTTGCAAAATTAGTTTTAGCCGCTCCAGAAGACTCAAATATTAATAGTGTTGATGATATAAAGGATGGTATGAGAGTAGCAACAGAATTTCCAAATTTAACAAGAAAATTTTTTGAAAAATTAAATAAAAAAGTTGAGATTATTGAACTTAGCGGAGCCACAGAGATAGCCCCATTTATAGGAGTAGCGGATATAATAAGTGATTTAACATCTACAGGAACTACGTTAAAGTTAAATAGATTAAAGGTTATTGAAGAAATTGTATCATCAACTACAAGGTTAATAGCAAATAAAAATAGTCTAAAAGATAAAGAAAAGAGAGATAAAATAAATAAAATTGTATTGGCGATAAAAAGTGCATTATTTGCAGAGACTAAGAGATTAATTATGATGAACGCTCCTAAGGATAAAGTTGAAGAAATAAAAAAGTTAATTCCTGGAATGAGTGGCCCTACTGTTGCAAAAGTTTTATCTGACGATAATATGGTGGCTATTCACGCAGTTGTTAATGAAGATGAAATATTTAATTTAGTTCCTAAACTTAACGCCTTAGGAGCAAGAGATATATTAATAGTGCCAATTGAAAGAATTTTATAA